One genomic segment of Hydrocarboniclastica marina includes these proteins:
- the fliS gene encoding flagellar export chaperone FliS, with the protein MNALQQYQRINTHTSMTDADPHRLIQLLLNGALERLNMAKAQMLAKNFEGKGRLINKTIDIISSLREFLDFEKGQDLAERLDSLYDYMARTLLQANLKNDTAKLDEVAHLLRQIKEAWDGIREEAVEFLGQQQAANG; encoded by the coding sequence ATGAACGCACTGCAGCAATATCAGCGCATTAATACTCACACCAGCATGACGGATGCTGATCCACACCGTCTCATCCAGCTGCTGCTGAACGGCGCGTTGGAGCGCCTGAATATGGCTAAAGCTCAAATGCTGGCGAAGAATTTTGAAGGCAAAGGGCGGCTGATCAACAAGACCATTGATATCATCAGCAGCTTGCGTGAGTTTCTGGATTTCGAAAAAGGCCAGGATCTGGCAGAGAGACTCGATAGCCTGTACGACTATATGGCCCGGACGCTGCTTCAGGCCAACCTGAAAAATGATACGGCCAAGCTGGACGAAGTCGCGCATCTGTTGCGCCAGATCAAAGAAGCGTGGGACGGGATTCGCGAGGAAGCTGTTGAGTTTTTGGGACAGCAGCAAGCCGCTAACGGCTAA
- a CDS encoding HAD family hydrolase — translation MVSRSTERSNEQPGPPSTVLFDLDGTLLDTAPDFITCLNAQRERQNLPGLPPDMIRRSVSNGARAMVKLGFGLEPGHADYERTHGEFLDHYEAHLAVDSCLFPGMDALLSWLEARAIPWGIVTNKPERFTGPLLKGLELAHRCAVTICPDHVTNRKPHPESLLLAADRLGVDPRKGIYVGDHLRDIQAGREAGMFTVAARYGYIEEPEKLAEWQADLIVDDAAALLQWLQSRNA, via the coding sequence ATGGTTAGCCGATCCACAGAAAGATCAAACGAACAACCCGGTCCACCTTCTACGGTTCTCTTTGACCTGGACGGCACCCTGCTGGACACCGCGCCGGATTTCATCACCTGCCTGAACGCCCAGCGTGAAAGGCAAAACCTGCCGGGTTTGCCTCCCGACATGATCCGGCGGTCCGTCTCCAACGGCGCCCGTGCCATGGTCAAGCTTGGCTTTGGGCTGGAACCCGGACATGCCGATTATGAGCGCACTCACGGCGAGTTCCTGGACCACTATGAGGCGCACCTGGCGGTCGACAGTTGCCTCTTTCCGGGGATGGACGCGCTACTGTCCTGGCTGGAAGCCCGCGCGATTCCGTGGGGTATCGTCACCAATAAGCCCGAGCGCTTCACCGGGCCGTTACTCAAAGGGCTGGAGCTGGCCCATCGTTGTGCGGTAACCATCTGTCCCGACCACGTCACCAACCGTAAACCGCATCCGGAATCACTGCTGCTTGCGGCCGATCGGCTCGGCGTCGACCCGCGCAAAGGTATTTACGTGGGCGATCACCTGCGGGATATCCAGGCCGGCCGGGAGGCAGGTATGTTCACGGTTGCGGCCCGGTATGGCTATATCGAAGAGCCCGAGAAACTGGCCGAGTGGCAGGCCGATCTGATCGTTGACGATGCAGCCGCGCTGCTACAATGGCTGCAGTCGCGCAACGCCTGA
- a CDS encoding DUF2788 domain-containing protein, whose amino-acid sequence MNVETFEHISLIVLIGGLVAFMAFIVWDLAKKSGAGRFGTAMLFVTLGAGVFGFLIKTVVVEVVQAAG is encoded by the coding sequence ATGAATGTAGAAACCTTCGAACATATTTCCCTGATCGTTCTGATTGGCGGCCTCGTAGCCTTCATGGCTTTTATCGTCTGGGACCTGGCAAAAAAATCCGGGGCAGGCCGCTTCGGAACAGCTATGCTGTTTGTCACCCTGGGCGCTGGCGTCTTCGGCTTTCTGATTAAAACCGTCGTTGTCGAGGTTGTCCAGGCAGCAGGCTGA
- the rdgC gene encoding recombination-associated protein RdgC, with protein MWFRNARFFRFSKPFNTDPTRLEEALNEHVFKPCGPQDSFRQGWVSPLGRQGEQLVHSSNGYHLICLRKEERVLPSSVVKEVVAERIELIETEQGRKVGRKEQNELRDQVTLEMLPQAFTRSRHSFAYLAPADGLLVVDSGSSKQAEDIASALRQALGSLPVRPPVVQQSPAFVMTGWINGDLHPPTGLVAGQECELRDTGEEGGIIRCRGLELHCGEIRNHIESGMQVTRLALDWEENLSFLIDEELTIKRLKFGETLRDQLDDIDSDDKLAKFDGAFSLMTLEISRLVPVILEAFGGEDRSAIVEE; from the coding sequence ATGTGGTTTCGTAATGCCCGCTTCTTCCGTTTTTCCAAGCCTTTCAATACCGATCCGACCCGGCTTGAAGAAGCGCTGAATGAACATGTCTTCAAGCCGTGCGGCCCTCAGGACAGCTTCCGCCAAGGCTGGGTTTCGCCCTTGGGTCGCCAAGGCGAACAGTTGGTTCACTCGTCCAATGGCTACCACCTGATCTGCCTGCGCAAGGAAGAACGCGTACTGCCCTCTTCAGTCGTCAAGGAAGTAGTCGCAGAGCGCATTGAACTGATTGAAACAGAGCAGGGCCGCAAGGTCGGGCGCAAGGAGCAGAACGAGCTGCGTGATCAGGTCACTCTCGAGATGCTGCCCCAGGCCTTTACCCGTTCGCGCCACAGCTTTGCTTATCTCGCTCCGGCGGATGGCCTGCTGGTGGTCGATTCCGGTTCAAGCAAGCAGGCCGAAGACATCGCCAGTGCCCTGCGCCAGGCCCTGGGTTCGCTGCCGGTACGCCCGCCTGTTGTGCAGCAATCCCCGGCCTTCGTCATGACCGGCTGGATCAACGGCGACCTTCACCCCCCGACTGGTCTCGTTGCAGGTCAGGAATGCGAATTGCGGGATACAGGGGAAGAAGGCGGCATTATTCGCTGCCGCGGCCTTGAGCTACACTGCGGCGAAATTCGCAACCATATCGAATCAGGTATGCAGGTCACCCGGCTTGCTCTGGACTGGGAAGAAAATCTGAGTTTCCTCATCGACGAAGAGCTCACTATCAAACGCCTCAAGTTCGGAGAAACCCTTCGCGACCAGCTTGATGATATCGACAGTGACGACAAGTTAGCGAAATTTGACGGCGCCTTTTCCCTGATGACCCTTGAGATCTCGCGCCTGGTGCCGGTCATACTGGAAGCGTTCGGTGGCGAAGACCGTTCAGCGATTGTGGAGGAGTAG
- a CDS encoding glutaredoxin family protein produces the protein MMELTFYTTEGCHLCEEAEALLLQIQLPRPVPVAAVDISECADLVERYGTRIPVLRRSDSGRELSWPFSAEDVQHFVTTDS, from the coding sequence ATGATGGAACTGACTTTTTACACAACCGAGGGCTGCCATCTGTGCGAAGAGGCCGAAGCCCTTCTCCTGCAGATCCAGTTGCCCAGGCCGGTGCCGGTGGCCGCCGTAGACATCAGTGAATGCGCGGATCTGGTCGAACGCTACGGTACGCGTATTCCTGTACTCAGGCGCAGTGACAGCGGGCGGGAACTGAGCTGGCCGTTCAGTGCAGAGGATGTCCAGCACTTTGTCACGACAGACAGCTGA
- a CDS encoding histone deacetylase family protein, with the protein MTTAYISHNDCALHDMGPEHPESPSRLAAIINQIQGTELEQMLEFVRAEEIQRVQLQRVHPEMYLRQLDLISPERGRVMADPDTIIMPHTLRAARLAAGAVSQGVDMVLSNQVTNAFCAVRPPGHHAERSKTMGFCFYNNIAVAACQALTFHHLERVAIVDFDVHQGNGTIDIFNDDPRVMVCSSFQHPYYPFSHYHNLGENIVNVPLDAHTDGKTYRHRIERDWLPQLETFKPQLILISAGFDGHRLDPMAEMNLEDEDYGWITERIVEIAEKHCNGRVVSSLEGGYHLEALARSVEAHLKALAGMKP; encoded by the coding sequence ATGACCACTGCCTATATCAGCCATAACGACTGTGCCCTGCACGACATGGGGCCCGAGCATCCCGAAAGCCCTTCCCGGCTTGCCGCGATCATCAACCAGATTCAGGGAACGGAACTGGAACAGATGCTGGAATTTGTTCGTGCGGAGGAGATCCAGCGCGTCCAGTTGCAGCGCGTACATCCCGAGATGTACCTGCGCCAGCTCGACCTGATCAGCCCCGAGCGCGGCCGCGTTATGGCCGATCCGGACACCATCATAATGCCCCACACGCTACGCGCTGCGCGGCTGGCCGCAGGCGCTGTGTCCCAGGGTGTCGACATGGTACTGAGCAATCAGGTCACCAATGCATTCTGCGCGGTGCGCCCCCCAGGCCATCATGCCGAGCGCAGCAAAACCATGGGATTCTGTTTCTATAACAATATCGCTGTAGCGGCATGCCAGGCACTGACTTTTCACCACCTGGAGCGTGTGGCTATCGTCGACTTCGATGTCCATCAAGGCAATGGCACTATCGACATTTTTAATGACGACCCGCGGGTCATGGTCTGTTCCAGCTTCCAGCACCCCTACTATCCGTTCAGCCACTACCACAACCTGGGCGAGAATATCGTCAATGTGCCCCTGGACGCCCATACCGATGGCAAGACGTACAGGCACCGCATAGAACGCGACTGGCTGCCCCAGCTGGAAACGTTCAAGCCGCAGCTGATCCTGATTTCTGCTGGCTTCGACGGCCACCGGCTCGACCCCATGGCCGAAATGAATCTTGAAGATGAGGATTATGGCTGGATAACGGAGCGGATCGTGGAAATCGCAGAGAAGCACTGCAACGGCAGAGTCGTCTCAAGCCTTGAGGGTGGCTATCACCTGGAGGCGCTTGCCCGTAGTGTGGAGGCGCACCTGAAAGCACTGGCGGGGATGAAGCCCTGA
- the ubiG gene encoding bifunctional 2-polyprenyl-6-hydroxyphenol methylase/3-demethylubiquinol 3-O-methyltransferase UbiG — protein MNAQTDNRSNVDPQEIAKFEALASRWWDPNSEFKPLHDINPLRLNYIDQRAPLAGKKALDVGCGGGLLSEGMANRGAHVTGIDMGEAPLSVARLHCLESGAKVDYRQITVEELADAQPGQYDVVTCLEMLEHVPQPISVLTACARLLKPGGQLFVSTINRNPKSFLFAIVGAEYLLKMLPKGTHHWRKFIRPSEMAEWIRKAGLDVGDLTGMTYNPLTKQYRLGRDVDVNYLMQARKPS, from the coding sequence ATGAACGCTCAAACCGATAACAGGAGCAACGTCGACCCGCAGGAAATCGCCAAGTTCGAGGCCCTGGCGAGCCGTTGGTGGGACCCGAACAGCGAGTTCAAACCACTGCACGACATCAATCCCTTACGCTTGAACTACATTGATCAGCGCGCCCCCCTGGCCGGCAAAAAAGCCCTCGATGTCGGTTGTGGCGGTGGCCTGCTTAGCGAAGGTATGGCCAACCGCGGCGCCCATGTGACCGGCATTGACATGGGTGAGGCGCCGCTATCGGTCGCTCGGCTTCACTGTCTGGAGTCGGGAGCCAAGGTAGACTACCGGCAGATTACGGTTGAGGAACTGGCCGATGCGCAGCCCGGCCAGTATGACGTCGTCACCTGTCTGGAAATGCTGGAACATGTGCCACAGCCAATCTCTGTGTTGACGGCCTGCGCCCGGCTGCTCAAACCCGGCGGCCAGTTGTTCGTCTCCACTATCAACCGCAACCCCAAGTCCTTCCTTTTTGCCATTGTTGGCGCCGAGTACCTGCTAAAGATGCTGCCCAAGGGCACCCACCACTGGCGCAAATTTATCCGTCCCTCGGAAATGGCCGAGTGGATTCGCAAGGCCGGGCTCGATGTCGGCGATCTCACCGGGATGACCTATAACCCCTTAACCAAGCAGTACCGTCTGGGGCGCGACGTCGATGTGAACTACCTTATGCAGGCGCGCAAACCCAGTTGA
- a CDS encoding YciK family oxidoreductase has translation MTILCKQDYQAPSGLLKGRVILVTGAGDGIGRSAALHYAAHGATVLLLGRTTSKLEKVYDEIEAAGGPQPAILPLNLEGATSHDYQDVATKIDETFGRLDGLLQNAGILGQRAPLEHYDEQTWLKVMQVNLHAPVMLTQAMIPLLRQAPDPSIILTSSGVGRTARAYWGAYAISKFGIEGLNQLLADELSSEGKQVRVNAINPGATRTGMRVLAYPGEPPAQNPSPDEIMGTYLYLMGPDSQGVTGQQFDAQQR, from the coding sequence ATGACCATACTCTGTAAACAAGACTATCAAGCGCCATCTGGCCTGCTGAAGGGCCGCGTTATACTGGTGACGGGCGCGGGCGATGGCATCGGCCGCAGCGCCGCTCTGCACTATGCAGCCCATGGCGCGACCGTATTGTTGCTGGGGCGAACCACCAGCAAGCTGGAGAAAGTCTATGATGAAATCGAGGCAGCCGGTGGCCCGCAGCCGGCGATACTCCCCCTGAACCTGGAAGGGGCCACCAGCCACGACTATCAGGACGTGGCGACCAAGATTGATGAGACCTTCGGTCGCCTTGATGGCCTCCTACAGAATGCGGGTATCCTCGGCCAGCGCGCCCCCCTGGAACACTACGACGAGCAGACCTGGCTCAAGGTCATGCAGGTCAATTTGCATGCCCCGGTTATGCTGACCCAGGCCATGATCCCGCTGCTGCGCCAAGCGCCCGACCCTTCGATCATCCTCACCTCTTCCGGGGTCGGCCGCACCGCCCGGGCCTATTGGGGCGCCTACGCCATATCCAAGTTCGGCATTGAAGGCCTCAATCAACTGCTCGCGGATGAGCTGTCAAGTGAAGGCAAACAGGTCCGCGTCAACGCCATCAACCCGGGTGCTACCCGTACCGGCATGCGTGTTCTGGCCTATCCGGGCGAGCCGCCGGCTCAAAATCCATCACCGGATGAAATAATGGGCACCTACCTGTACCTTATGGGTCCCGATAGCCAGGGTGTAACTGGTCAGCAGTTCGACGCCCAGCAACGCTAA
- the yaaA gene encoding peroxide stress protein YaaA encodes MLIIISPAKTLDYETPVPVSQHTIPDFLEDSRELIDQLKHLEPHQVSNLMGVSAKLGDLNAHRFQNWHTPFTTENARQAILAFKGDVYTGLDAYTFSEQDFEFAQDHLRILSGLYGLLRPLDLIQPYRLEMGTRFDNKRGKDLYAFWDSMLTEALNVQLAKDDGVLINLASNEYFKAVKPKSMNGTIITPQFRDWKNGQYKMISFYAKKARGLMSTYIIRNRVRQVDDLRDFDLDGYSFNPELTKGNDWVFTR; translated from the coding sequence ATGCTGATAATTATTTCACCTGCGAAAACCCTGGACTACGAAACACCAGTACCCGTCAGTCAACACACGATTCCCGACTTCCTGGAGGACTCCCGGGAACTGATCGACCAGCTGAAGCACCTCGAGCCGCACCAGGTCAGCAACCTCATGGGGGTCAGTGCCAAGCTGGGTGACCTTAACGCCCACCGCTTCCAGAATTGGCACACGCCCTTCACTACGGAAAACGCACGGCAGGCCATCCTGGCGTTCAAGGGCGACGTTTATACCGGCCTCGATGCCTACACCTTCAGCGAGCAGGACTTCGAGTTTGCCCAGGATCATTTGCGCATACTCTCCGGCCTGTATGGCCTGCTGCGCCCCCTGGACCTGATACAGCCCTACCGCCTGGAGATGGGGACCCGCTTTGACAACAAGCGCGGAAAGGACCTTTACGCTTTCTGGGACAGCATGTTGACTGAAGCGCTCAATGTTCAGCTGGCGAAAGACGATGGTGTCCTCATCAACCTGGCGTCCAATGAATACTTCAAAGCGGTGAAGCCCAAGAGCATGAACGGCACGATCATTACGCCGCAGTTCCGTGACTGGAAAAACGGTCAATACAAGATGATCAGCTTCTACGCCAAAAAGGCGCGTGGGCTGATGAGCACCTATATCATTCGCAACCGTGTAAGGCAGGTCGATGACCTCAGGGACTTCGACCTGGACGGTTACAGCTTCAACCCCGAACTCACTAAAGGTAATGACTGGGTATTTACTCGATGA
- the fliD gene encoding flagellar filament capping protein FliD: MATISALGVGSGILNSDLVDSLVSAERKPVETRLNAQVKETEALISAYGKLRSGVTELQAPMRALSSSDAMRSFAGTSSNPNVEITVDGGAASRGTYTVNVETLAKAHSLASAGPGYADKGATAVGTGELTLTTAGVTKTLTIDSGNNTLQGLADSINELNMGITAGVVDTGDGFRLVMSAEKSGTANAITVSATDLDPANTGLTSLAAGLEETIAAEDAVMTVNGIRVVRPSNTIEGVIEGVTFDLKGEGVTSTISITQDSASVADKVQEFVDKFNSLQDTIKQLSGYDSATQTGGVLNGDSTVRTIQNQLRGILGRVVPGLENAPIRSMADVGLATNWETGKLDFDRSKFLEKLEAHPDDMTALFAEQGRTSDPQVKFLRSGINTQPGDYAINVTQIATQGSISGNVITATAFDMGAGSTFSLEVDGTAADFTLSGAFATRAELLTHINGQLAANDGLRSAGKSVTAAFEGDQLVLKSGRFGAESTVNVTAADATIQASLGLNVGTGTMGVNVAGTINGKPALGNGQTLYSDALGTGPESGIQVRITGGATGDRGTVSFIEGVGDKIVGLVANLTESQGVLTKRPAGLRETLSDIADQRIRLDDRMASLRARLVAQFSAADSLISQLNSTQEYVTQQLAALAPQNSK, encoded by the coding sequence ATGGCAACTATTTCTGCATTAGGTGTTGGTTCAGGGATTCTGAACTCTGATCTGGTCGATAGCCTGGTTTCCGCGGAGCGAAAGCCGGTTGAAACACGGCTGAACGCACAGGTTAAGGAAACCGAAGCCCTGATCTCGGCGTACGGCAAGCTGCGCAGTGGCGTCACCGAACTGCAGGCACCCATGCGAGCGTTGAGCTCGTCGGATGCCATGCGCTCCTTTGCGGGCACGTCCTCCAACCCGAATGTTGAAATTACCGTTGATGGCGGGGCGGCCAGTCGTGGTACCTACACAGTTAATGTGGAAACCCTGGCCAAAGCTCACTCTTTGGCTTCTGCAGGCCCTGGCTATGCCGATAAAGGCGCTACTGCTGTGGGAACCGGTGAGCTTACTTTGACTACCGCGGGTGTTACGAAAACACTGACCATCGACAGCGGCAATAACACGCTGCAGGGGCTGGCCGACTCGATCAACGAACTGAACATGGGCATAACCGCTGGCGTCGTCGATACCGGGGATGGCTTTCGGCTGGTCATGTCGGCTGAAAAGTCTGGTACTGCCAATGCTATTACAGTCAGCGCGACTGACCTGGACCCGGCCAACACCGGCTTGACCAGTCTGGCTGCGGGTCTTGAAGAAACCATCGCCGCTGAAGACGCCGTCATGACAGTTAACGGCATCCGCGTTGTTCGGCCCAGCAATACAATAGAAGGTGTGATCGAAGGGGTAACTTTCGACCTGAAAGGGGAAGGGGTCACTTCGACCATCAGTATTACCCAAGACTCCGCTTCCGTTGCAGACAAGGTCCAGGAGTTCGTAGACAAGTTCAACAGTCTGCAAGACACCATTAAGCAGCTCTCCGGGTATGATTCTGCTACCCAGACCGGCGGCGTACTGAACGGCGACTCAACCGTCAGAACCATTCAGAATCAACTCCGCGGAATTTTGGGCCGGGTGGTGCCCGGTCTCGAAAACGCGCCTATTCGCAGCATGGCGGATGTTGGGCTGGCGACTAACTGGGAAACCGGCAAGCTGGACTTTGATCGCAGCAAATTCCTGGAGAAGCTTGAGGCACATCCGGACGACATGACCGCGCTCTTTGCCGAGCAGGGCCGTACGTCAGATCCCCAGGTGAAGTTTCTTCGTAGCGGCATCAACACCCAGCCCGGTGACTACGCCATTAACGTGACTCAGATTGCCACCCAGGGAAGTATTAGTGGCAATGTAATCACAGCAACGGCGTTCGACATGGGCGCAGGCAGCACTTTTAGCCTGGAAGTCGACGGTACTGCGGCGGATTTCACTCTTTCAGGCGCCTTTGCCACCAGGGCCGAGCTGTTGACCCACATCAATGGTCAACTTGCGGCGAACGACGGGCTACGCTCAGCCGGAAAGTCAGTGACTGCCGCATTCGAGGGCGACCAACTGGTGTTGAAGTCTGGCCGGTTTGGCGCTGAGTCGACGGTCAACGTCACGGCGGCCGATGCGACGATCCAGGCGAGCTTAGGGCTGAACGTTGGCACCGGGACGATGGGTGTTAACGTAGCCGGCACGATCAATGGAAAGCCTGCGCTGGGTAACGGGCAAACCCTGTATTCCGACGCCTTGGGCACTGGGCCAGAATCAGGTATTCAGGTCAGGATTACCGGTGGTGCCACCGGCGACCGTGGCACAGTCAGTTTCATCGAAGGCGTCGGCGACAAAATTGTGGGGCTTGTTGCCAACCTGACCGAGTCGCAGGGGGTGCTTACTAAACGACCCGCAGGCCTTAGAGAGACGTTGAGTGACATAGCCGACCAGCGTATCCGCCTGGATGACCGGATGGCTTCGCTTCGAGCCCGGCTCGTAGCCCAGTTCTCCGCCGCCGACTCGCTGATTTCCCAGTTGAACAGTACCCAGGAATACGTGACCCAACAGCTCGCAGCCCTGGCACCGCAGAACTCCAAATAG
- a CDS encoding GNAT family N-acetyltransferase, which translates to MSTRYLEALFNPASIVVLGASERPDNLGGMVLRNLMSSDFPGRLLVINRNNYANVHGVLCVPKVSRMPFSPDLAIICTPPETVPKVIKQLGEAGVRTAMVMTGGMSRAHSKTGRPLMYAVRDAARKNGIRVLGPNTIGIMVPSRSINATYAHMGVLEGKIGFVGQSGTIASAIIDWAFARGVGFSHFLTLGDSMDIDHDDLIDYLAQDSNTRAILMHIENIPNPRRFISAVRAASRTKPIIAVKSGRVPESEWMPQQLPDGLTRSDPIYDAVLQRAGVLRVNGLDEMFDALESLSRMRRVRRDELVIMANGVGPGVMAVDRLSALGGSLAKLSQSSIDKLAELLPPYWTRKNPIDLNYDASPELYAQALQILARDPNVSNVLALYAPSLTEDNLQIADAVIRTAKQSRLNIFTCWLGQSSVLDARDDFYAAGVPTFFSPEKAVKAFMHHVNHQRNQRLLKETPESFTELNMDRAAAQKVVSEVLRSGRNHLSNQEAREIISDYGIAAVETWYVDDMDEAVELFHRVGGPVNITLIHEKSCHPFLEEKTGRGRYQSTISRLNDEDAIRDSCQLLLREYRRHFPQSGFLGFAVQSTHQHMGGIDFSVGVTRDPVFGPLVVCGAGGASVNVMTDRQLALPPLNMVLARELLQRTHMYKLLKEYSRKPEQDIRSVCETLVTLSQIVIDIPEIKGIEILPLLFNDKGAIAVDVAIDLGEPARPIINPYPRELEEWVTLPRSGRRIIIRPVRAEDEPAHIEFHERQSPDSIRYRFFQYRKQFTHNDVAQMVQIDYDREMAFVANATREDGSEETLGTVRVWTDADNLQCEFAVMVHDECKGEGLGVLLMQKMIDYCRQRGTVEMIGNVLPDNQPMLKLARKLGFHTKYNPEEEVTDLWLQLNDPEDDWQRQRLAGGAESELW; encoded by the coding sequence GTGAGCACGCGCTACCTTGAGGCGCTTTTCAATCCCGCGTCCATTGTTGTACTTGGCGCATCCGAACGACCGGATAACCTGGGCGGCATGGTGCTTCGGAACCTGATGTCGTCGGATTTCCCCGGGCGCCTGCTGGTCATTAACCGCAACAACTACGCCAATGTTCATGGGGTGCTATGTGTGCCCAAAGTGAGCCGCATGCCGTTCTCGCCCGACCTGGCAATCATCTGTACGCCACCTGAAACAGTGCCCAAGGTGATCAAGCAGCTGGGAGAGGCGGGCGTGCGTACGGCGATGGTCATGACCGGCGGCATGTCGCGTGCCCACAGCAAGACCGGCAGACCTCTTATGTACGCGGTGCGTGACGCGGCACGCAAGAACGGGATCCGTGTTCTTGGGCCCAACACGATAGGCATCATGGTGCCCAGCCGGAGTATCAATGCCACCTATGCACACATGGGTGTACTCGAAGGCAAGATCGGCTTTGTCGGCCAATCCGGTACGATTGCCAGCGCGATTATCGACTGGGCGTTTGCCAGAGGTGTGGGGTTTTCCCACTTCCTGACCCTCGGCGACAGCATGGATATCGACCATGATGACCTGATCGACTACCTGGCCCAGGACAGCAACACCCGTGCGATTCTCATGCACATAGAGAACATTCCCAACCCGCGGCGGTTCATCTCTGCCGTCCGGGCAGCCTCCCGCACCAAGCCGATCATCGCCGTGAAAAGCGGGCGGGTGCCCGAATCTGAATGGATGCCCCAGCAATTGCCCGACGGCCTGACCCGCTCAGACCCGATCTATGATGCCGTGCTGCAGCGCGCCGGTGTGTTGCGGGTCAACGGGCTGGACGAAATGTTTGACGCACTGGAGTCGTTGTCCCGTATGCGCCGTGTGCGCCGCGACGAGCTGGTGATCATGGCCAATGGCGTCGGACCGGGCGTCATGGCGGTAGACCGGCTGTCGGCCCTGGGCGGTAGCCTGGCCAAGCTGTCCCAGAGCTCCATCGACAAGCTGGCGGAACTGCTGCCGCCGTACTGGACCCGCAAGAACCCAATTGACCTGAACTATGACGCCTCGCCGGAACTCTATGCCCAGGCTCTACAGATCCTGGCGCGGGACCCGAACGTGTCCAACGTGCTGGCGCTCTACGCGCCGAGTCTGACCGAAGATAATCTGCAGATTGCCGACGCCGTGATCCGTACCGCCAAGCAGTCGCGGCTGAACATTTTTACCTGTTGGCTCGGGCAGAGCTCCGTCCTTGACGCCCGGGATGATTTCTACGCCGCTGGGGTGCCCACGTTCTTCTCGCCCGAGAAAGCTGTTAAGGCGTTCATGCACCATGTCAACCATCAGCGCAATCAGCGGCTACTGAAGGAAACCCCGGAGTCGTTTACTGAGCTGAACATGGACCGCGCAGCAGCCCAGAAAGTGGTCAGTGAAGTCCTGCGCAGCGGCCGTAACCACCTGTCCAACCAGGAGGCCCGGGAAATTATCTCGGACTACGGCATAGCCGCGGTAGAGACCTGGTACGTGGATGACATGGATGAAGCGGTGGAGCTGTTTCATCGGGTGGGCGGTCCGGTCAATATCACCTTGATCCATGAAAAAAGCTGCCATCCGTTTCTTGAGGAGAAGACCGGCCGGGGCCGATACCAGTCGACTATCAGCCGCCTGAATGATGAAGATGCGATCCGGGATTCCTGCCAGTTATTGTTGCGCGAATACCGCCGGCATTTCCCCCAGAGCGGCTTCCTTGGTTTTGCGGTGCAGTCGACCCACCAGCACATGGGCGGCATTGATTTTAGCGTGGGGGTTACCCGGGATCCCGTATTCGGCCCGCTGGTGGTGTGTGGCGCTGGTGGCGCCAGCGTCAATGTCATGACTGATCGGCAGTTGGCTTTGCCTCCCCTGAACATGGTGCTTGCGCGTGAGCTTTTGCAGCGTACCCACATGTACAAACTGCTAAAGGAATACAGCCGGAAGCCGGAGCAGGACATCCGCTCTGTCTGCGAGACGCTCGTGACTCTGTCCCAGATAGTGATCGATATCCCCGAGATAAAAGGTATCGAGATTCTGCCGTTGCTGTTCAACGACAAAGGCGCCATTGCGGTCGATGTGGCAATTGATCTGGGCGAACCCGCGCGGCCCATCATCAACCCCTATCCGAGAGAGCTGGAAGAGTGGGTCACCCTGCCGCGGTCGGGCCGGCGTATTATTATCCGACCCGTCCGCGCCGAGGATGAGCCCGCTCATATCGAGTTTCACGAACGCCAGTCACCGGACTCTATCCGCTACCGCTTCTTTCAGTACCGCAAACAGTTCACCCACAATGACGTCGCGCAAATGGTGCAGATCGACTACGACCGGGAGATGGCCTTTGTCGCGAATGCGACGCGGGAGGACGGTTCAGAAGAGACGCTGGGCACCGTGCGGGTCTGGACAGACGCCGACAATCTTCAGTGCGAGTTTGCGGTAATGGTGCACGACGAGTGCAAAGGCGAGGGCCTGGGCGTACTTTTGATGCAGAAGATGATCGACTACTGCCGCCAGCGTGGCACGGTCGAGATGATCGGTAACGTGCTGCCGGACAACCAGCCAATGCTGAAACTGGCCCGGAAGCTGGGTTTTCACACCAAGTACAATCCTGAGGAAGAGGTCACCGATCTCTGGCTACAGCTAAACGATCCAGAAGATGACTGGCAGCGGCAGAGGTTGGCCGGTGGAGCTGAGTCGGAGTTGTGGTAG